In the genome of Variovorax sp. PAMC26660, the window CGTGTGGAACGGCGAGCCGCGCAGCTACGACATGCGCGGCAAGCGCTTCGCGATCGTGATGGCGGGCAATCCGTACACCGAGTCGGGCGACGTGTTCAAAATCCCGGACATGCTGGCCAACCGCGCCGACATCTACAACCTGGGCGACGTGCTCTCGGGCCGCGAAGCCGCATTCGCGCTTTCGTACATCGAGAACAGCCTCACGTCCAACCCGACGCTGATGCCGCTGGCCTCGCGCGATCCGAAGGACGTGCAACTGCTGGTAAAGATGGCGCAGGGCCACGAGGTGCCGAGCAGCGCGCTGTCGCATGCCTACAGCGCGGTCGAGCTCGAAGAAATCAAGGCGTTGCTGAAGCGGCTGTTCCGGGCACGCGACCTGCTGCTCAAGGTCAACCTCGCGTACATCGAGTCGGCCGCGCAGCAGGAGGCCTACCGCGTCGCGCCGCAGTTCAAGCTGCAGGGCAGCTACCGCAACATGACCAAGCTCGCGGGCAAGATCACCGCGCTGATGCGCGACGACGAACTCGATGCACTGCTGCGCGACCACTACCGCGGCGAGGCACAGACCCTGACCACTGGCGCCGAAGAGAACTTGCTGCGGCTCGCCCAGTTGCTCGGTAGTCCGACGGCCGAGGAGGGCGCGCGCTGGAGGGTCATCTGCGACGAGTTCGTGCGCCAACGCAAGCTCGGTGGCGCCGACGTGGACGGCAGCCAGCGCATCGCAAGCAGCATGCTCGACGTGGCGCGCGCGGTCGATGCGCTCAAGCCCGAACCCCAGCCCGTCCCAGAGGGCCTGAGCGAAAGCCAGCGCCTGGCCGATGCCATGCTGCAGATCGCCGTGACCTACCGCGAGCTGATCCTGCCGTTGGTGACCGCCACCGAACGCCGGCTCGAACTCGATCGCTCGATCAAGCAGGACATGGAGCGGCTGTCCGCCGAGGTGCAGGCCTCGCGCGCCCCACCCAGGCGCACACCCAAACCGGACAAGGACCACTGACATGGCCGCCGTACCTTCCCCTGAACCGCAGGCCGCGCTGCCCGAGCTGCTGGCACAGCTCGACGCCACCATGGCCGACGCACGCCTGAGCGACGACGAGCGCCGCGTGCTGGTTCACACGCTGCGCGAAGCCTCGCCGCCCGAAGACGGCCTGCGCCAGTTGCGCAACCGCGCCTTCGACCTGGTGCGCGCACGCACCGCCGACCCGGAGCAACTGTCGTTGCTCAAGTGGCTGGAAGGCGTGGTGCGCGCGATCGACACCGGCCGCTCGCCCGACCACGTGGTGGTGCGCTCGCAGGCCTTCTTCAGCCCGGGCACCGCCTGCCTGCAGGCGATCAACCAACAACTGAGGTCGGCGCGGCGCGCGGTCGACCTGTGCGTGTTCACGCTGTCGGACGACCGCATCACCGCCGAGATCCTGGCCGCGCACCGCCGCGGCGTGTCGCTGCGCGTGATTTCGGACAACGACAAGGAGTTCGATCTTGGCAGTGACATCGGCCAATTGCGCGCGGCCAGCATTCCGGTGGCGGTGGACCGCACCGATGCCCACATGCATCACAAGTTCGCGATCTTCGATGGCGCCCGGCTGCTCAACGGCAGCTACAACTGGACGCGCAGCGCCAGCGACTACAACGAAGAGAACCTGGTGCTGAGCAACGACCCTTCGCTCGTGCGCCGCTTCGCCGACGAGTTCGACACCTTGTGGAAAGAGTTGCAGGTTTCCCGATGACAAGACGAATCGACTACGACTGGGAGCTGCCGCCCGAGCTGCAGCAGCGGCTGGGCACCTCCAGCTACGGCGCGCAGCGCGTCATCCACGAGCGGGATCATTTGATGGTGATCCTGCACGAGCCGCCCACCGGCACCGGCGCGGAGCGCAAGCCGGCAGTGTTCCTGCGCAAGCCCGACGGCACCTGGCTTCACAAGGGCAACAACCCCGGTGACAAGGCCTTCGGCAAGCTGCTCGAAAGCTATCGCGCGGCGCTGAGCACCTTCGAGATCCGGCACGAAGCGGCCGAGACCTCGGAGGCGCTGTTCCAGATCCTCGGGCCGCTGATCCCGCTGTCGCGCGCGGCACTGAACCTGCAGGCCACGCTGCAGGCGGCACGCGAGGCCGCGCCGGGCGATGCATTGGTGACGGACCTGCGCGACCGGGCCGTGGAAATTGGACGCGGCCTCGAACTGCTGCTGGCCGACACCCGCATGTCGCTCGACTACCGGCTCGCGCATGCGGCCGAGTCGCAGGCGCGCGCGGCGATGGAAGTCAGCCGCGCGCAGCACAAGCTGAACACCATCGCGGCGTTGACCTTTCCGCTGATGGCGATCGGCGCGGCCTTCGGCATGAACCTGCACAGCGGCGTGGAGAACATGCCGACCTGGGTGTACTGGGTGATCTTCGCGGCGGGGCTCTTCATGGGCGTGCTGCTGCGTGGTTGGGTCAAGGCGCCTGACGCACCTGCTGCCGCAGCAGCAACCAGGCTCACGCCACCAAAGAAGAAGTAGCCGGGGTGCAGCAGGTCTTCGCGTTTCGCGAAGACCTGCTGCCGTCAAAGCAATTCCGTCCATCGCGATCTGTTCCTAGAGTCGGGGCAACCCACTTGGAGACAGACGCGGACATGAATGCACTCGAAGGCCTGAAGGTGTTGGAGCTGGGCCAGCTCATTGCCGGCCCGTTCGCTGGCAAGACGCTGGCAGAGTTCGGCGCCGATGTGATCAAGGTCGAGCCGGCCGGCGTCGGCGATCCGCTGCGCAAGTGGCGGCTGCTGCAGGGCGGCACTTCGGTGTGGTGGGAGGTGCAGTCGCGCAACAAGCGCTCGGTGTGCCTGGACCTGCGCAGCACCGAAGGGCAAGAGGCCGTGCGCGCGCTGGCGCTCGAAGCCGATGTGCTGATCGAGAACTTCAAACCGGGCACGCTCGAAGGCTGGGGCCTGGGCTGGGAGCAACTGCATGCGCTCAACCCGCGACTCATCATGCTGCGCATTTCGGGCTATGGGCAGACCGGGCCGTACCGCGACAAGCCGGGCTTCGGCGTGCTCGGCGAGTCGATGGGCGGGCTGCGCTACCTCAGCGGCGAGCCGGGGCGAGTGCCGGTGCGCGTGGGCGTGTCGCTGGGCGACACGCTGGCGGCGCTGCATGGCGTGATCGGTGTGCTGACAGCGCTGCACCACCGCACCGTGCATGGCGGCGAAGGGCAGTTCATCGACGTGGCGCTCTACGAGTCGGTCTTCAATGTGATGGAAAGCCTGTTGCCCGAGTACGACGCCTTCGGTGCCGTGCGCGAGCGCGCCGGCAGCGCGCTGCCCGGCATCGCGCCGACCAACGCCTATCGCTGTAACGACGGCCACTACGTGCTGGTGGCGGGAAACGGCGACAGCATCTTTCGCCGGCTGATGCGCGCCATCGGCCGCACGGATCTGGAGAGCGATCCGCAACTGGTGCACAACGACGGACGCGTGCTGCGTGTGGAGGAGATCGACGCAGCCATCGAAGCCTGGACCTTGCAGCGCAGCCGCGACGAGGCGCTGGCCGTGCTCGATGCCGCTGGCGTCCCGGCGGGGCGCATCTACACGGTCGCCGACATCGCGACGGACCCGCAGTACCTGGCGCGCGAGATGATCGTCGAGGCGCGAGGCTCCGACGGCACCATGCTCAAGGTGCCGGGCATCGTGCCCAAGCTCAGCGCCACGCCCGGCCGCATCGCGCACGCCGCGCCACGGCTGGGCGAGCACAGCGGCGATCTTCAAAGCGCGGGCTGGCCCGCGCGCCGCGCTGAAAGCGAGGCCGCATGAAAACGGGCAACGGTACGCGGCTGTTCATCAACGAGGTGGCGACGCGCGACGGCTTCCAGATGGAAAGCCGCTTCATCCCCACCGACGACAAGATCGCGCTGATCGACCGGTTGAGCGCGCTCGGCTACGCCAAGCTGGAGGTCACGTCGTTCACCTCGGCCAAGGCAATCCCGGCGCTGCGCGATGGCGAGGAGGTGATGCAGCGCATCGCCCGCCGTCCGGGCGTGGTCTACACCGCGCTGGTGCCGAACCTGCGCGGGGCCGAACGCGCACTCGAAAGCCGCATCGACGAGTTCAACATCGTCATGTCGGTGAGCGAAACGCACAACCTTGCGAACCTGCGCATGACGCGCGAGCAGTCGTTCGCGCAACTGGCGGGGGTCATCGCGCTGGCGAAGCAGGCCCGTGTGCCGGTGAACGTCTCGCTCTCTTGCGTGTTCGGTTGCCCGATGGAGGGCGAGGTGCCATTGGCCACGGTGCTCGGCTGGATCGATCGTTTTGCCGCGCTGGAGGTGGAGGGCATCACGCTGTGCGACACGACCGGCATGGCTCACCCGACCCAGGTGCAGGCGGTCTGCGAGGCGGTGCTCGCACGATGGCCGGCACTGGCGTGGACGGCTCACTTCCACAATACGCGCGGCATGGGGCTGGTGAATACGGTGGCCGCCGTCGAAGCGGGCATCCGCCGGCTCGACATGTCGCTGGGCGGCATCGGCGGCTGCCCTTATGCGCCGGGCGCCACAGGCAACGTAGCGACAGAGGACGTGGTGCACATGCTGCAGTGCATGGGCTACGACACCGGCATGGACCTCGACGGACTGATCGCGGCGGCTGCCGAGCTGGAATCGCTGGTGCAGCACGAGTTGTCGAGCCAGGTTTCGCGGTCGGGCCATCGCCTGACGCGACATGCACCGCCACAGGATTTCAACGACATCGTCGCTCGCGCCCACGCGCGGGAACACAAGGAATCGCACGCATGATCGACCACCTGGACCACCTGGTGCTGACCACCGCCTACGAGGACGCCTGCAT includes:
- a CDS encoding phospholipase D-like domain-containing protein, giving the protein MAAVPSPEPQAALPELLAQLDATMADARLSDDERRVLVHTLREASPPEDGLRQLRNRAFDLVRARTADPEQLSLLKWLEGVVRAIDTGRSPDHVVVRSQAFFSPGTACLQAINQQLRSARRAVDLCVFTLSDDRITAEILAAHRRGVSLRVISDNDKEFDLGSDIGQLRAASIPVAVDRTDAHMHHKFAIFDGARLLNGSYNWTRSASDYNEENLVLSNDPSLVRRFADEFDTLWKELQVSR
- a CDS encoding CaiB/BaiF CoA transferase family protein produces the protein MNALEGLKVLELGQLIAGPFAGKTLAEFGADVIKVEPAGVGDPLRKWRLLQGGTSVWWEVQSRNKRSVCLDLRSTEGQEAVRALALEADVLIENFKPGTLEGWGLGWEQLHALNPRLIMLRISGYGQTGPYRDKPGFGVLGESMGGLRYLSGEPGRVPVRVGVSLGDTLAALHGVIGVLTALHHRTVHGGEGQFIDVALYESVFNVMESLLPEYDAFGAVRERAGSALPGIAPTNAYRCNDGHYVLVAGNGDSIFRRLMRAIGRTDLESDPQLVHNDGRVLRVEEIDAAIEAWTLQRSRDEALAVLDAAGVPAGRIYTVADIATDPQYLAREMIVEARGSDGTMLKVPGIVPKLSATPGRIAHAAPRLGEHSGDLQSAGWPARRAESEAA
- a CDS encoding hydroxymethylglutaryl-CoA lyase, giving the protein MKTGNGTRLFINEVATRDGFQMESRFIPTDDKIALIDRLSALGYAKLEVTSFTSAKAIPALRDGEEVMQRIARRPGVVYTALVPNLRGAERALESRIDEFNIVMSVSETHNLANLRMTREQSFAQLAGVIALAKQARVPVNVSLSCVFGCPMEGEVPLATVLGWIDRFAALEVEGITLCDTTGMAHPTQVQAVCEAVLARWPALAWTAHFHNTRGMGLVNTVAAVEAGIRRLDMSLGGIGGCPYAPGATGNVATEDVVHMLQCMGYDTGMDLDGLIAAAAELESLVQHELSSQVSRSGHRLTRHAPPQDFNDIVARAHAREHKESHA